The region taaacaaacaaataaagcaaaTCACAGAATATATAAAGTCTCTCATGGGTGTTTTTTCAACTACGTGTACATGTATGAAAATGCTCAAGAAAAGGACTAGGAGGATAAATGCCAAACTACCAACAGCAATTAGTCTTCATGAAGGGAGAACTGGAACGTAGTCAGGTTTTATTTTGTCTGCACTGTTCTTTAccatttgaaaagaatgtatgcATGTACCACACTTTGATAAATTGTGTTTCAAAGGAAACACAGTCTGACAGATAAATTGTGTTTCAAAGGAAACACAGACAAAAGTCTATCAGTAAATAAATCTATTTGGGGTAAATGAGGTGCTTTTAGGGCCTCTAATTTCCACTCCTAAAAAGAAGTTTCCTAGTTTTTAGGGAGTTTCTCGGGTAATGGGCAGTTGAGCCTTAAGTTTTCTAAAAAGAAGGCCTAAGCTTTACCACTAGTTACTCACAGCCTGGGACGTGGACACAACCGTGGTGCTGACAGGGACCTGCCGCACGGTGGGGGCTCCTGTGCCGATGTTGATGGGGGTGCTTGCAGCCCCAGAAGCCACAGCTACAGTCTTGGACACAGCAGCATTCATACTGGGTAAGGACACCGCTGAAGTATGGACAGTTCCAGACCCACTGGCCACCGAGGCCCCTTGCTTGGCGTGGGTTGCAACGGTGATGGTCTGGCCTGCTTTGGGAGGCATCACTCCCAGTCCCTGCACGATGCGGATCGTGGCAGCTGGTTTTGCTTCTGAAGAGGCCACTGTGCTTTTTCCCTTCTGGTCAGCCACACTCACGCCAAGAGCTGGCATCAAGCGAAAAGCCGAACTTGAGGCTTCTgttggcttgaggtcaggagtcactTTGACCACAGTGGTACCTGTTGGAGTGGATGAAGGGGCACTGGCTGAACTGGCCTTGGCAGGGCTATCAGCTGCATGTACTGGATTGGAAGTGACGTGTAAGGTGGCAGAGATGCCTTTGCCTGTAGTGTTGCCTCCTGTCCCGAAGAGGTCCTGGGTCAATTTGACTGTGGTAACCTGGGACTTGGCCAATGTGGCCATCATGTCCGGAGTGATTCGCAGAACCGTCTGGCCCTTGGCATCTGTGGTGATGGAAGAGGGCGGCAGACGCAATACATCCTTACCCTGGATGCGGAAGTTAGtggctgtgagtggaatgctGTTGCCTGTTTGGGGCTTCACACCAAGCTGCCCAGTGATTGCCACCTGAATGGGGAGAAGCAGCACTGATGAGGGATTCACAATAGTAAACCGGTTACAAAATACAACTAGACAAACTTCCGTTTCATGGGtagatgttttgtattttttttttaactttttattttgccaaCATTCACAGAAGTAGAGAACAGTATAACAAACCCTTATACCCTTTCACccagctttaaaaattaatactttgTTttagctatccctccccactgtggtgggggagggaggaattaGAATATATTAAAGTAAATCCAAGATCTATTATTTTACTGATCAGTATCTCTGTACACATCTATAACCTAGAAAAGgactttttgagatggggtcttgctatgtcactaggctggaatgcagtggtacaatcagagctcactgcagcctcgaactcctgggcttaaatttcctcctgcctcagtctcctgagcagctgggactacaggtgtacaacTGAGCCCGGCTTCCCACCTCCTAAGGCCAATTCCCTCATGTGTAACAGATGCAAGCCTTTTAACCTTACTCAGGGACTTCGTCTCTCTGTGGCATGATCTGTCTTCTCCCTTCTACTGGACTACGGCCATCAGAATGCAAACGTGCTGTAATACTTCCCACCCTAAAAAACAACCAATCCTGGCTAACTCTACACCTCCCTCCGCCTACTCCACTCCACATTCAACTCCAGTTCTCTGCTCTCTTCAGAAGCAAAATTCCTCTAAAAACTACCTATATAATCACCCCTTGGTATGTGCGAGACACTGGTTCCAGGATGCCCCTAGGTAGATACTAacatccacagatgctcaagtcccttacacAAAATGCACTATCTCCATAAAAGCAACAAACATCCTCCCGTGTAGTTaaaatcatctctaaattacctataatatctaatacaatgtaaatcctGTGTAAATAGCTTCTATACTCTATTGGTTTTttaatctgtattattttttgttgtattgTTGTTTTTTACTGGGGTTTTTTCCAAATAATCCATGGTTAGCTGAATCTGAGGATGTGGAACCCACGAGTACAGAGGCCAATCATACTCACTGTCTCCACTTCCTCGCGTTCTCTTTTGAACCCATTCCCCAAAAGCCACCAATCCACTGGCCCAGTGAAGCCCACGCATTATCCTGATCCACCGAGTCTCATCTCACGCTGCCACTACACCTCACACCTTCCCGACCACACTTTTCCCTGTCTTGCAGTCTCCACGCCTCAATTTTCTTCTACCTCAATAAATGATGCCACCATCTAAGCAAGCGCCCAAGCCAAAGCCATGGATGGGGTAAGTCTCACCTTCCTCCTCTCAGACGCCTACTCAAGCCACCAGCAAACCGCGCTGGCTCCCACTTCAACCACATCCAGACCCCACTACTCCCTCCACCTCCGATGAACGGTCACTCCCATCTGCGGCAGCCTTGCCTCTCACCTGGACGACTGCCACTGCCTCCTACAGGGGTTCCCCATTTCCATTCTTGTCCCCCATTGTTCATTCTACCCAGCAGGTGGATGTTTCTTTAAATGTAAACCAGATCAAGTCACCCTTGCTCACCATCTTCCAGTGGTTCCCCCTCACATTTAAATTAACGTCAAAGCCCCATATAATCTAACTACTGGCAACCTCTCCCATCCTCATCTTCTAACACCCTCACACTTGCTCCCTACACTCCAGCCACAATGATTTTCCTCTCGTTCCTCAATCATATTCCTGACACAAAACATCTGCACTTGCCATTCCTGGGCCTCGAATGTTTTATCTCCCAATCATCACTTCATGGCACgctttctttcatctctttcaaatgtcacctccccaGAGAGGCCTTCTCCAATCACTGCAGCTAAAATAACACACTACTGCTCTCCACCCCTGAGCCTGCCTACTGATTAGCATAGCATTTATTACTATCTCACACTGAGGTACTTGTCTCTTAGCTCTATGAGAATACGAGTTCTGCGAGGGCAAGGACTTAGTCTGTTTAATGTACCATTAAATCTCCAATACTTAGGACACTCTCTGGCTTAATGTTtgttgaacaaaaaaaaaaacattacttTATCGTTATGTGGTTCCATTTCTCCACCTGTAAATAATAAGAGTGCCTACCCCACAGAGCTAAGAAGATTAGACTatttaacaagcaaaaaatgCTTAATGCGGTGCAGGCACACAGGAGGCACTCCTATCAGTATTAGTTGCTATACTGCTTACAATTCTTTGAAGTTCGATGATTATTCTTTTATATTCACAACCAAGAAAGTAGAAGCAAATTCTACTTTCACGAGTGGTAAACTGAGAAGCCAATAAAATGTGGCCACggaaatttcactaaataaactCATGAACAGTCTATTCTAAATCCAGAAACTCGACTACTGAATGCTGAATtaaacggaatgaaacagaagaaaTCTCTTCAGCATCTATCAAAGCTGCACTGCCTTTGCCTTTGGTGGGAACTCACACCTAAGTATCTATAAGCTGAGAGTCGAAGATGACAAATCTTCTTCCCATGGGCATGCAGTCTGGCCAAGAACCTCCTGCTCCAGTGGTCCCTGCTCCAGGATGAAGGATTGAGATCCACGTGGAAAGAGCCCCACCTACCTGCTTGATGATGTTCTGTCCTGTGACATTTTGAATGACGGCAGCCGTGGAGGCACTGGGAGCAGAGGTCCCAGGAGAACTCGTGGCTGGCTTACTCACAGGGCTGGCTGTGGCAGGGAGACTTGTCACCGTGAGCCCTGTCTGCCCGGGTCCAGGCCGCTGCACAGTGGCTGCCGTAGTCTGCGCTTTGACGGGCACAGTGGCCATTACTGTCTAGTTGAGGGCATGAGGCCGAGAGCTTAATTAGACTCTAAGATGCAGACCAGCACTCTAAGCAAGAGTCTCCCTCAGCACCCAGGAAGCATTGCTCTCAAAGAGCTTCTAATCCCACAGTACTTAAGGCACACCACTCTCTAAAATGGACACTGTAAATGTCTCATTTGTGTATATcttaattttcagaattttacATTTAACATCTCATTTTATTCCTACACACTGAGGACAAATACTATCTTACCCCTTTTATAGCaaaggaaactgagacaaagaGGACACAAATGTTCCGTAAACTCACATAACTAGTTCATGGCGTAGCTAAGACTAGAGGCACAGCAGAAGGAGCCTGAGAGGCAGACTCACAAGGTCCGCATTTACAACCCGCCTCTACGAAGATCCTGATGTTAGGGTCCCGGGGAAACCACCAGACTGCTCTGAAGATCTGATTCCCAACACATAAACACACTATCTAAAAACACTTACACAGCTCTGAACATTCAGTGGCTTATTCCAATGAATGTCATCACCACTAGCAATAATCTATGGCTCCCCAGTCCTTACCCAGACACTGCCCATCTGACTCATCAGCCCACCTCTGGGTCTGCATCCCTGCTTCCCAATGACCACAGCTTCCCTGTTTACCTGGGGCACTACTTTGGTCTGTGTGGCAGTGGCTGGAACCCGGATCTGCGGTCCTGCTGGCATCTGTGGCAATGTCTGTGCCGGCCCTCCCGACTGCTGGGGAACAGCAGGAAGGCTAGGCTGGGCCACCACTCGCACCTGAGACAGTCCAGCAGAGCCAGAGTGGCTCACGACCCGGGCGGCAGCCTGAGAACTGGGTGTAGTCTGGCTGGAAGCTGGGGAAAGCATTGTTCCCAGATGTGGCATTGTTGGTGAAGACACCAGAAGAACACTATGAGGAACATCGgggaaagacaaaaaacaaaaacttaggaCATGCATACAAAAGAACTCTAGAACGAAAAAGCTGAAGAAAAGGAGGAACTTACCCCGAGCTAGACTTAGCTGGTTCTGAGACTGTGGAAGGGCCGCTTTTGTTCACTGCCGATACAGGTGGAGGGGAGATGGGAATGGCGGGCAATGCTGGTGTGGtgggggttacaggtgtgacTGGGGTGGGTGGCATACTGGAGTCACTGAGGCTCATCTGGCTCTGCTCAGAAGGGCCACTGCTAAGGACCTTTATGGAGCTCTCCTTGCTACTGGACTTCTAGAACGGAAGACAAAGAAAACTCACCTGGTGTCGTGAAGATCCCCCTAAAGGAAGGGACACCCCTACAGGCATACCAAGTGAAAGCCGAGCAGCCACTCTTAGTTGCCTCCATCCCAGAATCCCTAGGGCAGACACTCTCCTGAAGTCACTTACCACCTTGGATGGGGGCTTGGGTTTTTGCTGAAGAGCTTTTCTGGCTTTAGCTGCAGCTGCTTGTGCTTGGTGAATCCGCTCTGTGAACAAGAGGGGCAAGCTTCAGCCAGAGTTTAACCTTAGCAAACTAAAAAGAGGGGCTTTGTTAAAAACCAACACCTTGCCAGTGGACTGAATCCTGCCTCTACCATCTTGTCCTACCTATATGCCAATGAAAAGAATAATGGAATTGGGGTAGAAAGTCAGAACATATCCCCAGTCTGGTCGGACAGTGCCCAGAGGCCTCACACACCAAACTCTTCTTCACTCCGGTCACGATGCAGGTAGATCCACAGCTTTCGTCCAATGTCGTATTTCACACAGGGATCTTTTTCATAATGTAGCCGATCCAGTGCACCACTCACTACTGTATTTACCTACAAATCAGACACAGGGAAATAAGAAACAAGTCAAGCTTAGATAACAGAAGTTATTTGGACTCTAGGAAAAAAATGTCATTGTATCTAAATCACAGCTGATGCAGATTCTATCTCAGCCTAGCTGCGTATTCCCAATAGTTCCCCAAATCGTTTGACGAGACAATAAATGCTGTTAAGACTACTGAGATACTGATCACAGTATAAGGATACTGTGAAGTAAGTGACCAGTCTGCCCTTTATCATAAGCTAAAAGAAAGCCTAGAGCAAAATTTGTGTTTCACTAACAGCAAGGGTTTTGATCACTATGCATTTTTCAAGGTATATTTTTCACttcattcagtttttaaaaattttgttatattttgtatttcctgATAAGTTTTCTTAAATCCATTCTGgaacaaagcaaaagaaatctCTTCTCCGTCCTACCTGAGTGCTGGTGACATCTGGTGCAAGAAACTGGGAgtccttaagcagttcacagatcTCTGCCCGTGTGCCTTCTCCATTAGGCAGTCGAGCCGCAGCGTCCCGAACTGATGACATGAGAAAGCACACAGTCCACAAGTCAGGCAGGGTTCCTACGGAGGTACAACCTCCTGTACCTGCAGTGATGGGCAAAGCTGCCTGGGGTTCCTGCTCCTCTACCTTCCCTGATGCCGGATTAGGTGCACTCTGCCCTCCAGCAGCTGGCAGCTCAGCCACTGGAGTTCCCtatacacttctttttttttttttttttttttttttgagacagtttcgctcttgtcacccaggttgaggTGCaagggcgtgatctcagctcactgcaacctccacctcccaggttcaagcaatcctcctgcctcagcctcccaagtagctgggattacagccgtgcaccaccatgtccagctaatttttggatttttagtagagacagggtttcatcacgttgaccaggctggtcttgaactcctgagctcaggtgatccacctgccttggcctccaaaagtgctgggattacatgcatgagccatcgCATCCAGCCCTCATACACTTTTAAGAGTCACTTTTAGGTAACACCTTAAGAATTCAGAGGGCCTGTGAACTCAGGTGGGAAGCAAAATTACATCTTAAACTGAAATTAAGTATTTCCTTTAATTATGAACAAAGGGAACAAACCATATACTGCAGTGCTGTGATGGTGTAATAGAAATCAGACATTTTCATATATTACAGCTACTGCAGATAGCTAAGAATATCATTTATACTCATCACTACTTGGAAATTTCAAGAAATGTCAGACCTCCTGCTAAATCTTGTCATATAACATCATAGTAACAACACATATTTCTGCACCATAAACTTGTTTTAACATTTTGATAACTACTTCAAAACAACTGGTCTCTTTTGtaactgtattttatttcacACATTTAAAAGCATAACTCTGAGAAGGGGTCCACAAGTTCCACCAGACTGCCAAAGGGATTCCTGGCATTCAAAAAGGTAAGAATCCTCACTGTTAAATGAAGCATAGCCTGGAGAAAGCAAATTCCTGTATTTAACCTATTTAGCTGGTCTGGGAGCAACTCCTAAACGAACATAAACGTAAGCCCAGACTTAAGGAAGAAGACTCGGAGCTGAAGATGTCCCCTTCAGCTCCCAAACTGCAATGCTTTGAAAAACTATGCCTTGTTCTCAAAGCCTACCCTGGGTGGAGGGGTAAGGGGAGGACAGAGTTCAGAGGTGGTAAGAGAAAAGCCGCGGGGTGAAGAAAGGGATCTCTGATAATCGACACGTGCCACCTACCAAGAGACAGAATGGTGACGTAGGCAGGCCGGTCGGAGCGCAGCAGGGAGTGCTCCCGAGCCTTGTTGAGCGAGGTCTCCTTGTCAAACACGCCCTTCACTGGCCCCACCACAGACTCAAAGCCATGCATGCGAAAGGTGAACGCCTTATGGGGTTGGCTATACCTGTAACGCTCCTACCAAGAGACAAGGGACAAGAGTTCTAGGTCAGAATTAGTGGGGTTCTCTCTCGGGCTTCCTTACAGTATAAGCAGATCCACATGGAACAATTAAAACAGGAAGGAACAAGTGATTCTAGTAGGAATGTTCAGCCAACCGCAGTGGGAAAAGGATGGTTCTCAGAGCCAGTCACTGAGCAGAGGGACAAGGAGGTAATATGAAGGCACTTTGCTACCTGGAAGACAAGATCATCCAAGTATTTCTTACTCCCCTTCCCCACACCGTTTCCACCCCCAACAAGTAATCCCAGCCAACAGAAGGTCTAAGGGGAAAGGTATGAGTTTCTTGCAAGAAGGTAGATGCAGGAGAGTCAGGCTCAGAGCGTCTCTCTGCATGgctcacagaggcagagacttACACTGGCTTTTAGGTTCTTACCTGCTCCTGAAAAACCCGTTTCTCCTCCCCCGTGCTGGGACGCACCACATAGTCAGTTCTTCTGGAATATAAAGAATTCTGTATCAACCCTGACAGCTGGCACGTGTGTCAGACCCATTGCCCCTGCTTCAGAACCATTCCCACTGTGACATGGAAAGATGTCCCTCAAGAAGCACTCAATTCTTACAAAGGCGAAGAGCCCACCTTCCAGCTCCTACGAAGTAACTCCTGTTGGTAATTACAAAATCACTTGATTCTTAGAAACCCAGAAAGGTACTGGGTGGATAGATGGGCAAGAGGCTGACATCTTTACCTACTGCTTTCAATATTGCTGTTAAGTAGGTCCATTCTAAAGGCAACAAACAATTCGGCCTTAGAGGAACAAAGGGCTTCAGGTGTGTTAGATAAGGGTTGTTTTTCTACCTCCAGGGAAAGTACCCGGGGCTTGAGATCTACACCTCTATTACATGAAGCAAAAGTTCTGCCACACTTAGACTGGGCCTCTGACCTGGTGTCAGAAAACTACCGAACCAtgccaggaaagaaaaagaaacacggGACAACATGATATAAAGAGCCTAGGACTAAGAGTCAAGAGATCTAAGTTCTAGCTGGGGTCCTGCTGCTAACCTTCAGCAAGTCACTCAACTTCATGCTTCCATTTACTGGACTAAGATGGCCTAGATGAATAATTCTCAAGTAGGAGCCCAGGGAGGAGTA is a window of Gorilla gorilla gorilla isolate KB3781 chromosome 9, NHGRI_mGorGor1-v2.1_pri, whole genome shotgun sequence DNA encoding:
- the NFRKB gene encoding nuclear factor related to kappa-B-binding protein isoform X3, which gives rise to MKAYEIYEFRSYCRSILRKELFQSTCGEETMDSLDHMLTDPLELGPCGDGHGTRIMEDCLLGGTRVSLPEDLLEDPEIFFDVVSLSTWQEVLSDSQREHLQQFLPQFPEDSAEQQNELILALFSGENFRFGNPLHIAQKLFRDGHFNPEVVKYRQLCFKSQYKRYLNSQQQYFHRLLKQILASRSDLLEMARRSGPALPFRQKRPSPSRTPEEREWRTQQRYLKVLREVKEECGDTALSSDEEDLSSWLPSSPARSPSPAVPLRVVPTLSTTDMKTADKVELGDSDLKIMLKKHHEKRKRQPDHPDLLTGDLTLNDIMTRVNAGRKGSLAALYDLAVLKKKVKEKEEKKKKKIKTIKSEAEDLAEPLSSTEGVAPLSQAPSPLAIPAIKEEPLEDLKPCLGINEISSSFFSLLLEILLLESQASLPMLEERVLDWQSSPASSLNSWFSAAPNWAELVLPALQYLAGESRAVPSSFSPFVEFKEKTQQWKLLGQSQDNEKELAALFQLWLETKDQAFCKQENEDSSDATTPVPRVRTDYVVRPSTGEEKRVFQEQERYRYSQPHKAFTFRMHGFESVVGPVKGVFDKETSLNKAREHSLLRSDRPAYVTILSLVRDAAARLPNGEGTRAEICELLKDSQFLAPDVTSTQVNTVVSGALDRLHYEKDPCVKYDIGRKLWIYLHRDRSEEEFERIHQAQAAAAKARKALQQKPKPPSKVKSSSKESSIKVLSSGPSEQSQMSLSDSSMPPTPVTPVTPTTPALPAIPISPPPVSAVNKSGPSTVSEPAKSSSGVLLVSSPTMPHLGTMLSPASSQTTPSSQAAARVVSHSGSAGLSQVRVVAQPSLPAVPQQSGGPAQTLPQMPAGPQIRVPATATQTKVVPQTVMATVPVKAQTTAATVQRPGPGQTGLTVTSLPATASPVSKPATSSPGTSAPSASTAAVIQNVTGQNIIKQVAITGQLGVKPQTGNSIPLTATNFRIQGKDVLRLPPSSITTDAKGQTVLRITPDMMATLAKSQVTTVKLTQDLFGTGGNTTGKGISATLHVTSNPVHAADSPAKASSASAPSSTPTGTTVVKVTPDLKPTEASSSAFRLMPALGVSVADQKGKSTVASSEAKPAATIRIVQGLGVMPPKAGQTITVATHAKQGASVASGSGTVHTSAVSLPSMNAAVSKTVAVASGAASTPINIGTGAPTVRQVPVSTTVVSTSQAGKLPTRITVPLSVISQPMKGKSVVTAPIIKGNLGANLSGLGRNIILTTMPAGTKLIAGNKPVSFLTAQQLQQLQQQGQATQVRIQTVPASHLQQGTASGSSKAVSTVVVTTAPSPKQAPEQQ
- the NFRKB gene encoding nuclear factor related to kappa-B-binding protein isoform X1, which gives rise to MKAYEIYEFRSYCRSILRKELFQSTCGEETMDSLDHMLTDPLELGPCGDGHGTRIMEDCLLGGTRVSLPEDLLEDPEIFFDVVSLSTWQEVLSDSQREHLQQFLPQFPEDSAEQQNELILALFSGENFRFGNPLHIAQKLFRDGHFNPEVVKYRQLCFKSQYKRYLNSQQQYFHRLLKQILASRSDLLEMARRSGPALPFRQKRPSPSRTPEEREWRTQQRYLKVLREVKEECGDTALSSDEEAALDLQEQFSFEDLSSWLPSSPARSPSPAVPLRVVPTLSTTDMKTADKVELGDSDLKIMLKKHHEKRKRQPDHPDLLTGDLTLNDIMTRVNAGRKGSLAALYDLAVLKKKVKEKEEKKKKKIKTIKSEAEDLAEPLSSTEGVAPLSQAPSPLAIPAIKEEPLEDLKPCLGINEISSSFFSLLLEILLLESQASLPMLEERVLDWQSSPASSLNSWFSAAPNWAELVLPALQYLAGESRAVPSSFSPFVEFKEKTQQWKLLGQSQDNEKELAALFQLWLETKDQAFCKQENEDSSDATTPVPRVRTDYVVRPSTGEEKRVFQEQERYRYSQPHKAFTFRMHGFESVVGPVKGVFDKETSLNKAREHSLLRSDRPAYVTILSLVRDAAARLPNGEGTRAEICELLKDSQFLAPDVTSTQVNTVVSGALDRLHYEKDPCVKYDIGRKLWIYLHRDRSEEEFERIHQAQAAAAKARKALQQKPKPPSKVKSSSKESSIKVLSSGPSEQSQMSLSDSSMPPTPVTPVTPTTPALPAIPISPPPVSAVNKSGPSTVSEPAKSSSGVLLVSSPTMPHLGTMLSPASSQTTPSSQAAARVVSHSGSAGLSQVRVVAQPSLPAVPQQSGGPAQTLPQMPAGPQIRVPATATQTKVVPQTVMATVPVKAQTTAATVQRPGPGQTGLTVTSLPATASPVSKPATSSPGTSAPSASTAAVIQNVTGQNIIKQVAITGQLGVKPQTGNSIPLTATNFRIQGKDVLRLPPSSITTDAKGQTVLRITPDMMATLAKSQVTTVKLTQDLFGTGGNTTGKGISATLHVTSNPVHAADSPAKASSASAPSSTPTGTTVVKVTPDLKPTEASSSAFRLMPALGVSVADQKGKSTVASSEAKPAATIRIVQGLGVMPPKAGQTITVATHAKQGASVASGSGTVHTSAVSLPSMNAAVSKTVAVASGAASTPINIGTGAPTVRQVPVSTTVVSTSQAGKLPTRITVPLSVISQPMKGKSVVTAPIIKGNLGANLSGLGRNIILTTMPAGTKLIAGNKPVSFLTAQQLQQLQQQGQATQVRIQTVPASHLQQGTASGSSKAVSTVVVTTAPSPKQAPEQQ
- the NFRKB gene encoding nuclear factor related to kappa-B-binding protein isoform X8 — encoded protein: MDSLDHMLTDPLELGPCGDGHGTRIMEDCLLGGTRVSLPEDLLEDPEIFFDVVSLSTWQEVLSDSQREHLQQFLPQFPEDSAEQQNELILALFSGENFRFGNPLHIAQKLFRDGHFNPEVVKYRQLCFKSQYKRYLNSQQQYFHRLLKQILASRSDLLEMARRSGPALPFRQKRPSPSRTPEEREWRTQQRYLKVLREVKEECGDTALSSDEEDLSSWLPSSPARSPSPAVPLRVVPTLSTTDMKTADKVELGDSDLKIMLKKHHEKRKRQPDHPDLLTGDLTLNDIMTRVNAGRKGSLAALYDLAVLKKKVKEKEEKKKKKIKTIKSEAEDLAEPLSSTEGVAPLSQAPSPLAIPAIKEEPLEDLKPCLGINEISSSFFSLLLEILLLESQASLPMLEERVLDWQSSPASSLNSWFSAAPNWAELVLPALQYLAGESRAVPSSFSPFVEFKEKTQQWKLLGQSQDNEKELAALFQLWLETKDQAFCKQENEDSSDATTPVPRVRTDYVVRPSTGEEKRVFQEQERYRYSQPHKAFTFRMHGFESVVGPVKGVFDKETSLNKAREHSLLRSDRPAYVTILSLVRDAAARLPNGEGTRAEICELLKDSQFLAPDVTSTQVNTVVSGALDRLHYEKDPCVKYDIGRKLWIYLHRDRSEEEFERIHQAQAAAAKARKALQQKPKPPSKVKSSSKESSIKVLSSGPSEQSQMSLSDSSMPPTPVTPVTPTTPALPAIPISPPPVSAVNKSGPSTVSEPAKSSSGVLLVSSPTMPHLGTMLSPASSQTTPSSQAAARVVSHSGSAGLSQVRVVAQPSLPAVPQQSGGPAQTLPQMPAGPQIRVPATATQTKVVPQTVMATVPVKAQTTAATVQRPGPGQTGLTVTSLPATASPVSKPATSSPGTSAPSASTAAVIQNVTGQNIIKQVAITGQLGVKPQTGNSIPLTATNFRIQGKDVLRLPPSSITTDAKGQTVLRITPDMMATLAKSQVTTVKLTQDLFGTGGNTTGKGISATLHVTSNPVHAADSPAKASSASAPSSTPTGTTVVKVTPDLKPTEASSSAFRLMPALGVSVADQKGKSTVASSEAKPAATIRIVQGLGVMPPKAGQTITVATHAKQGASVASGSGTVHTSAVSLPSMNAAVSKTVAVASGAASTPINIGTGAPTVRQVPVSTTVVSTSQAGKLPTRITVPLSVISQPMKGKSVVTAPIIKGNLGANLSGLGRNIILTTMPAGTKLIAGNKPVSFLTAQQLQQLQQQGQATQVRIQTVPASHLQQGTASGSSKAVSTVVVTTAPSPKQAPEQQ
- the NFRKB gene encoding nuclear factor related to kappa-B-binding protein isoform X7, with the protein product MDSLDHMLTDPLELGPCGDGHGTRIMEDCLLGGTRVSLPEDLLEDPEIFFDVVSLSTWQEVLSDSQREHLQQFLPQFPEDSAEQQNELILALFSGENFRFGNPLHIAQKLFRDGHFNPEVVKYRQLCFKSQYKRYLNSQQQYFHRLLKQILASRSDLLEMARRSGPALPFRQKRPSPSRTPEEREWRTQQRYLKVLREVKEECGDTALSSDEEAALDLQEQFSFEDLSSWLPSSPARSPSPAVPLRVVPTLSTTDMKTADKVELGDSDLKIMLKKHHEKRKRQPDHPDLLTGDLTLNDIMTRVNAGRKGSLAALYDLAVLKKKVKEKEEKKKKKIKTIKSEAEDLAEPLSSTEGVAPLSQAPSPLAIPAIKEEPLEDLKPCLGINEISSSFFSLLLEILLLESQASLPMLEERVLDWQSSPASSLNSWFSAAPNWAELVLPALQYLAGESRAVPSSFSPFVEFKEKTQQWKLLGQSQDNEKELAALFQLWLETKDQAFCKQENEDSSDATTPVPRVRTDYVVRPSTGEEKRVFQEQERYRYSQPHKAFTFRMHGFESVVGPVKGVFDKETSLNKAREHSLLRSDRPAYVTILSLVRDAAARLPNGEGTRAEICELLKDSQFLAPDVTSTQVNTVVSGALDRLHYEKDPCVKYDIGRKLWIYLHRDRSEEEFERIHQAQAAAAKARKALQQKPKPPSKVKSSSKESSIKVLSSGPSEQSQMSLSDSSMPPTPVTPVTPTTPALPAIPISPPPVSAVNKSGPSTVSEPAKSSSGVLLVSSPTMPHLGTMLSPASSQTTPSSQAAARVVSHSGSAGLSQVRVVAQPSLPAVPQQSGGPAQTLPQMPAGPQIRVPATATQTKVVPQTVMATVPVKAQTTAATVQRPGPGQTGLTVTSLPATASPVSKPATSSPGTSAPSASTAAVIQNVTGQNIIKQVAITGQLGVKPQTGNSIPLTATNFRIQGKDVLRLPPSSITTDAKGQTVLRITPDMMATLAKSQVTTVKLTQDLFGTGGNTTGKGISATLHVTSNPVHAADSPAKASSASAPSSTPTGTTVVKVTPDLKPTEASSSAFRLMPALGVSVADQKGKSTVASSEAKPAATIRIVQGLGVMPPKAGQTITVATHAKQGASVASGSGTVHTSAVSLPSMNAAVSKTVAVASGAASTPINIGTGAPTVRQVPVSTTVVSTSQAGKLPTRITVPLSVISQPMKGKSVVTAPIIKGNLGANLSGLGRNIILTTMPAGTKLIAGNKPVSFLTAQQLQQLQQQGQATQVRIQTVPASHLQQGTASGSSKAVSTVVVTTAPSPKQAPEQQ